CCATGACCATGATGCAGTCCGCGTCCTTGACCGTGGAAAGTCGGTGAGCTATGACAAATGACGTTCTTCCCGCCATGAGGGCATCCATTCCCTTTGAAACCATAGCCTCGGTTCTCGTATCAATGGATGATGTAGCCTCATCGAGGATCAGAGCCGGTGGATCTGCAACCGCCGCCCTCGCGATAGCCAGCAGCTGTCTCTGTCCCTGACTGAGATTTGCCCCGTCTCCGGTGAGCACTGTGTTGTAGCCGTCAGGAAGACGCTTTATGAAATCGTGGGCATTTGCCAGCTTTGCAGCCTTGATGCACTCCTCATCCGTGGCATCTAGTTTGCCGTATCTTATGTTGTCCATGACTGTTCCTGTGAACAGATGTGTATCCTGAAGAACTATACCAAGGCTTCGCCTGAGATCCGGCTTTTTGATCTTGCCTATGTTGATATTGTCGTACCTTATCTTGCCGTCCTGTATATCGTAAAACCTGTTTATCAGATTGGTTATAGTCGTCTTGCCCGCACCTGTACTTCCGACAAATGCAATCTTCTGACCAGGCTTTGCATACATATTTATGTCGTGCAGAACTATCTTATCCGGGTTGTAACCGAAATCAACATTCTCAAATTCAACCTCACCTGTGAGTTCCCTGTATGTCACTTCACCTGTCTCATGCCTATGTCTCCATGCCCAGAGTCCGGTTCTCTCCTTGGTCTCCGTGAGATTGCCATTTGCATCCTTCTTTGCATTTACCAGCTCAACATAGCCCTCGTCCTCCTCAGGCATCTCGTCTGTCATGGTAAATACCCTGTCAGCTCCAGCCGCCGCCATAACTATTGCATTGATCTGCTGACTTATCTGTGTAACCGGCATCGTAAAGCCCTTGTTAAGCGTCAGGAATGCCACAAGTGTTCCTATGGTAAGCCCTGACCAGCCATTTACTGCAAGTACACCTCCAAGTACAGCACAGAGAACGTAGCTTATGTTTCCAAGGTTCGCATTCACCGGCATGGTAATGTTGGCTATCATATTTGCCTTGTAGGCGCTGTCCTGAAGAGATCTGTTCAACTTGCAGAAATCATCATATGCCTTTTCTTCGTGGCAGAACACCTTGACAACCTTCTGGCCGCTCATCATTTCCTCTATATAGCCGTTGACCTTTCCAAGATCCTGCTGCTGCTTCATGAAGTATCTTCCCGACTTCGCGCCCAAGCTCGACGTCGCCTTTATCATGATAAGCACCATGACGACTGACAGCACCGTGAGCGGTATATCAAGAACTATCATAGCAATGAGTGTTGAGATAAATGTGAT
This sequence is a window from Coprococcus eutactus. Protein-coding genes within it:
- a CDS encoding ABC transporter ATP-binding protein, translated to MAENSQKHSRSKAEENMDIDMKKTGKNQGKNPMKALGRLLRYVFKEYKLACVTVVVSILISALAILSISMFMQKLIDVYIEPMMKQSTPDYGPLAHRMLGLGLILVLGIICAYAYNRIMVNVTQGTMKRLRVQLFERMESLPISFFDTHAHGDIMSVYTNDVDTLRQVISQSMPQLINSSITFISTLIAMIVLDIPLTVLSVVMVLIMIKATSSLGAKSGRYFMKQQQDLGKVNGYIEEMMSGQKVVKVFCHEEKAYDDFCKLNRSLQDSAYKANMIANITMPVNANLGNISYVLCAVLGGVLAVNGWSGLTIGTLVAFLTLNKGFTMPVTQISQQINAIVMAAAGADRVFTMTDEMPEEDEGYVELVNAKKDANGNLTETKERTGLWAWRHRHETGEVTYRELTGEVEFENVDFGYNPDKIVLHDINMYAKPGQKIAFVGSTGAGKTTITNLINRFYDIQDGKIRYDNINIGKIKKPDLRRSLGIVLQDTHLFTGTVMDNIRYGKLDATDEECIKAAKLANAHDFIKRLPDGYNTVLTGDGANLSQGQRQLLAIARAAVADPPALILDEATSSIDTRTEAMVSKGMDALMAGRTSFVIAHRLSTVKDADCIMVMEQGRIIERGTHDQLIDMKGRYYQLYTGKKAVAE